The following proteins are encoded in a genomic region of Arvicanthis niloticus isolate mArvNil1 chromosome 21, mArvNil1.pat.X, whole genome shotgun sequence:
- the Tusc2 gene encoding tumor suppressor candidate 2: MGASGSKARGLWPFASTTGGGGPDAAGAEQSLVRSRARAVPPFVFTRRGSMFYDEDGDLAHEFYEETIVTKNGQKRAKLRRVHKNLIPQGIVKLDPPRIHVDFPVILYEV, from the exons ATGGGCGCCAGCGGCTCCAAAGCTCGGGGCCTCTGGCCCTTTGCCTCTACTACGGGGGGCGGCGGCCCAGACGCGGCAGGCGCTGAGCAGTCTTTGGTGCGGTCTCGAGCCCGAGCAGTGCCTCCCTTCGTATTCACGCGCCGCGG CTCCATGTTCTATGATGAGGATGGGGATCTGGCTCACGAATTCTATGAGGAGACGATCGTCACCAAGAATGGGCAGAAGCGAGCCAAGCTGAGGCGGGTACATAAGAATCTGATTCCTCAG GGCATCGTGAAGCTGGATCCTCCCCGAATCCATGTGGATTTCCCTGTGATTCTCTATGAAGTATGA
- the Hyal2 gene encoding hyaluronidase-2 gives MRAGLGPIITLALVLEVAWAAELKPTAPPIFTGRAFVVAWNVPTQECAPRHKVPLDLSAFDVEATPNEGFFNQNITTFYYDRLGLYPRFDAAGMSVHGGVPQNGSLCAHLPRLKASVERYIQTQEPGGLAVIDWEEWRPVWVRNWQEKDVYRQFSRQLVASRHPDWPSDRIVKQAQYEFEFAARQFMLNTLRYVKAVRPQHLWGFYLFPDCYNHDYVQNWETYTGRCPDVEVARNDQLAWLWAESTALFPSVYLDETLASSIHSRNFVSFRVQEALRVAHTHHANHALPVYVFTRPTYTRGLTGLSQMDLISTIGESAALGSAGVIFWGDSVYASSMETCQYLKNYLTQLLVPYIVNVSWATQYCSWTQCHGHGRCVRRNPSANTFLHLSASSFRLVPGRTPNEPQLRPEGELSEADLNYLQTHFRCQCYLGWGGEQCQRNYKRAAGNASKAWAGSHLTSLLGLVAMALTWTL, from the exons ATGCGGGCAGGACTGGGTCCCATCATCACACTGGCCCTAGTGCTGGAGGTAGCATGGGCCGCGGAGCTTAAGCCCACAGCGCCGCCCATCTTCACTGGCCGAGCCTTTGTGGTAGCATGGAATGTGCCCACACAAGAATGTGCCCCACGCCACAAAGTGCCACTGGACCTTAGTGCCTTCGATGTGGAGGCTACCCCCAATGAGGGGTTTTTCAACCAGAATATCACCACCTTCTACTACGACCGGCTAGGCCTGTATCCACGTTTTGATGCAGCTGGGATGTCTGTGCATGGCGGTGTGCCTCAGAACGGTAGTCTCTGTGCACACCTGCCCAGGCTGAAGGCATCTGTGGAACGCTACATTCAAACCCAGGAGCCTGGGGGGCTGGCAGTCATTGACTGGGAGGAATGGCGGCCTGTATGGGTTCGAAACTGGCAGGAGAAGGATGTGTACCGACAGTTTTCACGCCAGCTGGTGGCCAGTCGACACCCTGACTGGCCATCAGACCGAATAGTGAAGCAGGCACAGTATGAGTTTGAGTTCGCTGCTCGGCAGTTCATGTTGAACACACTCCGTTACGTCAAGGCAGTCAGACCTCAGCACCTGTGGGGCTTCTACCTCTTTCCTGACTGCTACAATCATGATTATGTACAGAACTGGGAGACCTACACAGGCCGCTGTCCCGATGTGGAGGTGGCCCGGAACGACCAGCTGGCCTGGCTCTGGGCTGAGAGCAcagctctctttccctctgtgtaCCTGGACGAGACACTGGCTTCCTCTATACACAGCCGAAACTTTGTCAGTTTCCGTGTTCAGGAAGCCCTTCGTGTGGCTCACACCCACCATGCAAACCATGCCCTCCCTGTGTATGTCTTCACACGTCCCACATACACCCGAGGACTCACAGGACTTAGCCAG ATGGACCTCATCTCTACCATCGGTGAGAGTGCCGCCCTGGGCTCAGCTGGTGTCATCTTCTGGGGCGACTCAGTGTATGCTTCAAGTATG GAGACCTGCCAGTACCTCAAGAATTACCTAACGCAGCTGCTGGTCCCCTACATAGTCAATGTGTCCTGGGCCACCCAGTATTGCAGTTGGACCCAGTGCCATGGCCATGGGCGCTGTGTGCGCCGCAACCCCAGCGCCAATACCTTCCTGCACCTCAGTGCCAGCAGCTTCCGCCTAGTGCCTGGCCGTACGCCCAATGAACCCCAACTTCGACCTGAGGGAGAGCTCAGCGAAGCCGACCTCAACTACCTGCAGACGCACTTTCGCTGCCAGTGCTATCTGGGCTGGGGTGGCGAGCAGTGCCAACGGAACTATAAGCGGGCAGCTGGAAATGCCAGCAAAGCCTGGGCTGGATCCCACCTCACCAGTCTGCTGGGTTTGGTAGCTATGGCTCTCACCTGGACCTTATAA
- the Hyal1 gene encoding hyaluronidase-1, with the protein MLGLTQHAQKVWRMKPFSPEVSPDPSPATAAHLLRICTLFLTLLELAQGSRGSMVSNRPFITVWNGDTHSCLKDYGVDVDVTVFDVVANKEQSFQGPNMTIFYKKELGTYPYYTPTGEPVFGGLPQNASLVTHLAHTFQDIQAAIPEPDFSGLAVIDWEDWRPRWAFNWDSKDIYRQRSLELVRAEHPDWPETLVETVAQDQFQEAAQAWMAGTLQLGQVLRPRGLWGYYRFPDCYSYDFLSPNYTGQCSQSIRDQNDQLGWLWNQSYALYPSIYLPAALMGTGKSQMYVRHLVQEAFRVAMASRDPHVPIFPYVQIFYETTDYLLPLEELEHTLGESAAQGAAGAVLWMQSEKTSTKESCQAVKAYMDSTLGPFIVNVTSAALLCSEALCSGHGRCVRHPSHPEVFLTLNPASFSIEPTHDGRPPSLKGTLSLKDRVQMARKFKCRCYRGWSGKWCDKHGIW; encoded by the exons ATGCTTGGGCTTACACAGCATGCTCAGAAAGTTTGGAGAATGAAGCCCTTCAGTCCTGAG GTTTCCCCAGACCCATCCCCTGCCACCGCAGCCCACCTGCTTCGCATCTGTACTCTCTTCCTGACCTTGCTCGAGTTGGCCCAAGGCTCCAGAGGTTCCATGGTATCCAACCGGCCGTTCATCACTGTTTGGAACGGAGACACTCATTCCTGCCTGAAAGATTATGGAGTGGATGTGGATGTCACTGTCTTCGATGTGGTTGCCAACAAGGAGCAGAGTTTCCAAGGCCCTAACATGACTATTTTCTACAAGAAGGAGTTGGGCACCTACCCCTACTATACCCCCACCGGGGAACCCGTATTTGGTGGTCTGCCCCAGAATGCCAGCCTGGTTACCCACCTTGCTCACacattccaggacatccaggctGCCATACCTGAACCTGACTTCTCGGGACTGGCAGTCATTGATTGGGAGGATTGGCGCCCACGATGGGCCTTCAACTGGGACAGCAAGGACATTTATCGGCAGCGCTCACTGGAACTGGTCCGGGCAGAGCACCCTGACTGGCCAGAAACTTTAGTGGAGACAGTAGCCCAAGACCAGTTCCAGGAAGCTGCACAGGCCTGGATGGCAGGCACCCTCCAACTGGGGCAGGTACTGCGTCCTCGTGGCCTCTGGGGCTACTATCGCTTCCCTGACTGCTACAGCTACGACTTTCTGAGTCCCAACTACACAGGCCAGTGTTCACAAAGCATCCGTGACCAGAATGACCAGCTAGGGTGGCTGTGGAACCAGAGCTATGCCCTTTACCCCAGTATTTACTTGCCTGCAGCACTGATGGGTACAGGGAAGTCACAGATGTATGTTCGACACCTTGTGCAAGAGGCGTTCCGTGTAGCTATGGCTTCCAGAGACCCCCATGTGCCTATATTCCCCTACGTCCAGATCTTCTATGAAACAACAGATTATCTTCTGCCCCTG GAGGAGCTGGAGCACACCCTGGGGGAGAGCGCAGCCCAGGGAGCCGCAGGAGCAGTGCTCTGGATGCAGTCAGAAAAAACAAGTACCAAG GAATCATGCCAGGCTGTTAAAGCATATATGGATTCCACACTTGGGCCCTTCATCGTGAACGTGACCAGTGCAGCTCTTTTGTGCAGTGAAGCGCTGTGTTCCGGCCATGGACGCTGTGTCCGCCATCCCAGTCATCCTGAGGTTTTCCTCACCCTCAACCCTGCCAGTTTCTCCATTGAGCCAACACATGATGGCAGGCCCCCAAGCCTCAAGGGTACCCTCTCACTTAAGGATCGGGTGCAGATGGCTAGGAAATTCAAGTGTCGATGCTACCGTGGATGGAGCGGCAAGTGGTGTGACAAGCACGGTATATGGTGA
- the Naa80 gene encoding N-alpha-acetyltransferase 80, whose protein sequence is MELILSASPAKLTLDPACQPELTLRFNLTKLTLDPARQPELSLSPRLAELTLDSTCHPEMSLSPGPAELTLDPQHQAKEIPVPKLAELTLEPVHCRPELMSACADLINDQWPRSRASRLHSLGQSSDAFPLCLMLLSPQPVPGAAPIVVGHARLSRVLDHPHSLLVETVVVARALRGRGFGRRLMEGLEAFARARGFRRLHLTTHDQIYFYAHLGYQLGEPVQGLVFTSRRLPTTVLRAFSKPPCPQPPCKGPILAAQVVPRSSKGLPLPPPPPLPQSLTTPPPPSPEPLPQNPLETRYRDLKGCPIFWMEKDI, encoded by the coding sequence ATGGAGCTGATCCTGAGTGCCAGCCCAGCAAAGCTGACTCTAGATCCTGCATGCCAGCCAGAGTTGACCCTGAGATTCAACCTGACCAAGCTAACCCTGGATCCTGCACGCCAGCCAGAGCTGTCGCTGAGTCCCAGGCTAGCTGAGCTGACCCTGGATTCCACATGCCACCCAGAGATGAGCCTCAGTCCTGGCCCAGCTGAGCTTACCCTGGATCCTCAACACCAGGCAAAGGAGATCCCAGTCCCCAAGCTGGCTGAATTGACCCTGGAGCCTGTACACTGCCGACCTGAGCTCATGAGTGCTTGTGCCGACCTCATCAATGACCAGTGGCCCCGCAGCCGTGCCTCCCGTCTCCACTCTCTGGGCCAGTCCTCAGATGCCTTCCCCCTCTGCCTGATGCTGCTAAGTCCTCAGCCCGTACCTGGAGCAGCCCCTATTGTGGTGGGCCATGCCCGCTTATCACGGGTACTGGACCATCCCCACAGCCTCTTAGTGGAGACAGTGGTGGTAGCCCGGGCTTTGAGGGGCCGTGGCTTTGGTCGCCGCCTCATGGAGGGCTTGGAGGCCTTTGCCCGAGCCCGGGGTTTCAGACGGCTGCACCTTACCACTCATGACCAGATATACTTCTACGCCCATCTGGGCTACCAACTGGGTGAGCCTGTGCAGGGTTTGGTCTTCACCAGCCGTCGGCTGCCCACCACTGTCCTCCGTGCCTTCTCTAAGCCACCCTGCCCCCAGCCACCCTGCAAAGGGCCTATCCTAGCTGCTCAAGTTGTCCCAAGGAGCTCTAAGGGACTCCCATTGCCGCCACCTCCTCCCCTACCCCAGTCTCTGACCACCCCACCGCCTCCTTCACCTGAGCCCCTTCCTCAAAACCCGCTAGAGACACGATATCGAGATCTGAAGGGGTGCCCTATATTCTGGATGGAAAAAGACATCTGA
- the Hyal3 gene encoding hyaluronidase-3, producing MTMQLGLTLVVGLTLCLVHGQALLQVPEHPFSVLWNVPSARCKAHFGVHLPLDALGIIANHGQHFHGQNISIFYKNQFGLYPYFGPRGTAHNGGIPQAVSLDHHLAQAAHQIVHSLGSSFAGLAVLDWEEWYPLWAGNWGPHRQVYQAASWAWAQQMFPDLDPQEQLYKAHTHFERAARALMEYTLQLGQMLRPHGLWGFYRYPACGNGWHNMASNYTGHCHAAVITRNTQLHWLWAASSALFPSIYLPPRLPPAYRQTFVQHRLEEAFRVALIGHVHPLPVLAYARLTHRSSGKFLSLDDLMQTIGVSAALGTAGVVLWGDLSFSSSEEECWHLHDYLVGTLGPYVINVTKAVMACSHQRCHGHGRCARKDPGQMEAFLHLQPDDSLGVWKSFRCRCYSGWSGPTCLEPKPEPKETK from the exons ATGACCATGCAGCTAGGCCTAACCCTGGTGGTGGGGTTAACCCTGTGCTTGGTGCATGGCCAGGCTTTGCTGCAAGTCCCTGAGCATCCCTTTTCTGTGCTATGGAATGTACCCTCAGCAAGATGTAAGGCCCACTTTGGTGTGCATCTGCCTCTTGATGCCCTCGGCATCATAGCCAACCATGGCCAGCATTTTCATGGCCAAAACATCTCCATCTTCTACAAGAACCAGTTTGGTCTTTATCCTTACTTTGGACCTAGAGGCACAGCCCACAATGGGGGAATCCCTCAGGCTGTGTCCCTAGACCACCACTTGGCACAAGCTGCCCACCAGATCGTCCACAGCCTAGGATCTAGCTTTGCTGGCTTGGCAGTGTTGGACTGGGAAGAATGGTACCCACTCTGGGCTGGGAACTGGGGCCCCCATCGACAAGTCTACCAGGCAGCCTCTTGGGCTTGGGCACAGCAGATGTTCCCTGACTTGGACCCTCAGGAACAGCTCTACAAAGCTCACACTCACTTTGAGCGGGCTGCCCGTGCACTGATGGAATACACACTGCAGCTGGGCCAGATGCTTCGCCCGCATGGGCTCTGGGGCTTTTATCGATACCCGGCCTGTGGCAATGGCTGGCATAATATGGCTTCCAACTACACAGGCCACTGCCACGCAGCTGTCATTACCCGAAACACCCAGCTGCATTGGCTCTGGGCTGCCTCCAGTGCTCTCTTCCCTAGCATCTACCTCCCACCCAGACTGCCACCTGCCTACCGTCAGACCTTTGTACAACACCGCCTGGAGGAAGCCTTCCGTGTAGCCCTTATTGGGCACGTGCATCCTCTACCTGTTCTGGCTTATGCTCGCCTCACACACCGGAGCTCTGGGAAATTCTTGTCTCTG GACGACCTGATGCAGACGATTGGTGTGAGTGCAGCACTGGGAACAGCTGGAGTGGTGCTCTGGGGGGACCTGAGCTTCTCTAGCTCTGAG GAAGAGTGCTGGCATCTCCATGACTACCTAGTGGGTACTTTAGGTCCCTATGTAATCAATGTGACCAAGGCTGTCATGGCCTGCAGTCACCAGCGATGCCATGGCCATGGTCGGTGTGCCCGGAAAGACCCAGGACAAATGGAAGCCTTTCTACATCTGCAGCCCGATGACAGTCTTGGAGTTTGGAAGTCCTTCAGATGCCGTTGTTACTCGGGCTGGTCTGGTCCTACCTGCCTGGAGCCTAAACCTGAGcccaaggaaacaaaataa
- the Ifrd2 gene encoding interferon-related developmental regulator 2 → MPRARKGNALRKGGQRRGGGARSSTQADSGSSEDEAASEARSTTSECPSLLSTATEDCLGGEAVDEQSQQEHLEEKLKDYVDCLTDKSAKTRQGALESLRLALASRLLPDFLLERSLTLADALEKCLKKGKGEEQALAAAVLGLLCVQLGPGPKGEELFHSLQPLLISVLSDGSASPTARLHCASALGLGCYVAATDVQDLVSCLACLEGVFSCSCGTSGSAASLVPASLHGLLCAALQAWALLLTICPSTHINHILDRQLPRLPQLLSSESVNLRIAAGEAIALLFELARDLEEDFVYEDMEALCCSLRTLATDSNKYRAKIDRRRQRSIFRAVLHFVEGGECEEETIRFGLEVLYIDSWARHRIYTAFKDVLGSGMHYHLQNNELLRDIFGLGPVLVLDAAALKACKISRFEKHLYNAAAFKARTKARSRARDKRADIL, encoded by the exons ATGCCTCGCGCTCGTAAGGGCAATGCGCTCCGCAAGGGCGGTCAGCGCCGTGGAGGAG GTGCCAGGAGCAGTACTCAAGCTGACTCTGGTTCCAGTGAGGACGAAGCGGCCAGCGAGGCCCGGAGCACCACCAGTGAATGTCCCAGCCTTCTCAGCACCGCCACAGAGGACTGCCTGG GTGGGGAAGCTGTGGATGAACAGAGCCAGCAGGAACACCTGGAGGAAAAGCTGAAGGATTACGTGGACTGCCTGACTGACAAGAG TGCCAAGACCCGGCAAGGAGCTCTGGAGAGCCTGCGCCTGGCCCTGGCCTCCCGCCTACTTCCGGACTTTTTGCTGGAGCGCAGCCTCACTCTGGCGGATGCCCTGGAAAAGTGCCTTAAGAAAG GGAAGGGTGAAGAACAGGCCCTGGCTGCTGCTGTGCTAGGCCTGCTCTGTGTGCAGTTGGGCCCTGGACCCAAGGGCGAGGAGCTGTTCCATAGCCTGCAGCCCCTGCTAATCTCGGTGCTCAGTGACGGTTCGGCAAGCCCCACTGCCCGGCTCCAT TGTGCTTCTGCTCTTGGCTTGGGCTGTTATGTGGCTGCCACCGATGTCCAG GACCTGGTCTCTTGCTTGGCCTGCTTGGAAGGTGTTTTCAGCTGCTCCTGTGGCACTAGTGGCTCTGCTGCTTCTCTGGTTCCTGCCAGCCTACATGGCCTGCTCTGTGCTGCCCTGCAGGCCTGGGCACTGCTGCTCACCATCTGTCCTAGTACCCACATCAACCATATCCTTGACAG GCAGCTGCCCCGGCTGCCCCAGCTCTTGTCCAGTGAAAGTGTGAACCTGCGGATTGCTGCTGGTGAAGCCATCGCCCTGCTCTTTGAGCTTGCCCGGGACCTTGAG GAGGACTTCGTGTATGAGGACATGGAGGCTCTCTGCTGCTCTCTGCGTACCCTGGCCACTGACAGCAATAAATACCGTGCCAAGATTGACCGTCGACGCCAGCGCTCCATTTTCCGCGCTGTGCTGCACTTTGTCGAG GGTGGCGAGTGTGAGGAGGAGACAATCCGCTTTGGACTGGAAGTGCTCTACATAGACAGCTGGGCTCGCCACCGCATCTACACAGCCTTCAAAGATGTGCTGGGCTCCGGCATGCACTATCACCTCCAG AACAATGAGCTTCTCCGTGACATCTTTGGCCTGGGCCCTGTGCTAGTACTGGATGCTGCTGCCCTGAAGGCCTGCAAGATTTCACGATTTGAAAAG CACCTGTACAATGCTGCGGCCTTCAAAGCCCGGACCAAGGCCCGGAGTCGTGCAAGGGACAAGCGGGCAGATATCTTGTGA
- the Lsmem2 gene encoding leucine-rich single-pass membrane protein 2, whose protein sequence is MPEETQEDTVLPMQNQRNRGTLAPNHVQEVRLHRVESISDLHSGGLLRPCLAEETQTWEELLGVLPPSLCTQAGCSPVCGRGGFLLLLALLVFTCLALAIVAVYLSVLQSESLRVLAHTLRTQEETLLKLRLASLSQLRRLNSSEARAPS, encoded by the exons ATGCCTGAGGAGACCCAAGAAG ACACCGTGTTGCCAATGCAGAACCAGAGGAACAGGGGAACACTGGCTCCTAACCACGTGCAGGAGGTGCGTCTGCACCGAGTGGAGTCCATCAGTGACCTACACAGCGGAG GCTTACTACGGCCCTGTCTGGCTGAAGAGACCCAGACCTGGGAGGAGCTTCTGGGTGTCTTACCACCATCACTATGCACCCAAGCTGGCTGCAGCCCCGTGTGTGGCCGTGGGGGGTTCCTTCTGCTACTGGCACTGCTGGTGTTCACCTGCCTGGCACTGGCCATTGTGGCTGTCTACTTAAGTG TGCTGCAGAGTGAATCCCTGAGGGTGTTGGCACACACGCTACGCACACAAGAGGAGACTCTGCTCAAATTGCGTCTGGCTAGCCTCAGCCAGCTAAGAAGGCTCAACTCCAGTGAGGCTCGGGCACCCAGCTGA